A window of Granulicella arctica genomic DNA:
ACGGGCTTCGTCGCCGGATTTCCGCTGACGCTGAACGTCAGCAGCGACGGCTCTTTGGCCGCCGCGGTCTCGATAATAGTGCTGTACTCGGCTCCGTCCGGCGATTTCAGCGTGATGTAGCTGCCGTTGGCGCGGTCACCGTCCAAATATCCGCTTGCGCTGTTGAGGAATTGCCAGCCTGGCTGCGTAAATTGAGTCACGTGGGCCGTCGCCCACAAGCTCGTTCCGATACTGTAATTCCCCGACCAAGGCTGCGAAGCCACCATCAACCCCACCGTCGGATAGGGCAGATTGGCCGTAATCGCGGCGACGAGCGGCCAGTTCAAGAAACCGGTCATCTTGGCATCCACATATCCGCGAATGATCGCGCGAATCAGCGGTCCAGTTCCGCTGTTGTCGTCCTGCGAGCCACTTTCACTGTCCCACAGCGGCTTGTGCGTGGCGAGCGCTTCCGGGGTGGAATGGCAGTGGTTCGCGTTACCGCCATCGCCACCTTCGCATGAATAATGAGCAGCGACAATGTCTATGGAGCTGGCAAAGCCCACATCCTTAACCATTTCTTTGGCTTCATCCCAATCGGAGTCGTCTCCAACCACTTGAGTCGCGTAGTGCTTGGCGGCCAGCGCGGCATGCAGATCCTCGTACCACAGCTTGTTAAATCCTCTTTCGTTCCATCCCCCAAGATAATCGATCTTCAGGCCGTGGGATTGCGCGCAACCCATCCAGGTCATTAAGTAGTCAATCGTGTCCTTTGACCAGAAGTTGCTGCCATAGTCGATCCAACCCGGCGCGGTCCAGGCCAGTCCGTACAACTTGATGTTTGGGTTGCGTAATCTAGCCTGCTCCGCCAGCCAGAACTCGTAGCCGGCATTGCAGTTCACCGCGCCACGGGTATGCTCCACACTCGGCTCGGAACCATCCGTGGAGTTAGCGTCTCCGCCGATCTCCAGCTTCAAAATCTGCAGTGCCGCGCCGTATCCCGGCTTGAAGAGATAATCGAGAATCTGGTCGCGCTGGGCCGGAGGATAATCGATCAACAATCGCGAGTTGCCGCCGCCGCCGCTGATCGCGCCTACCCCGCCGAAGACTAGGCCGCTCTCTGCGGTGTCGATATGGACTTGCGTGCTAATTCGCTGCGACGTCTCGCGCGGGGTTGGCGCAGTTTGTTGCGAAGTAGCTGCTTCGCCATAAGACGCAACCGCTATCGCCAGCGACATCACAAGAACAACTCCAACTCGCAGACTATGCATTGCTTCCTAATCTCCTACCGCGTGACCTGTCGCAATCCGGGTACTTGTCAAGACAGCCTAACAGAGAGCCCAGGCGCAACAGCGGGCGTCATGCTAAGGGATTTCACCCTTGGGAAAACCATTAGCCGCCGCGCTACCCCCAACAAACAAAATTTGTCGTGGGGAACGCAGAGGCCGCGCGTATGGGTCGGGTATAAGGTGCACCTCACGGAGAGTTGTGACGACGATGCCCCTCGACTGATCACGAACGTCGAAACTACGCCGGCCACAACCCCGGACGACAATATGGCCGAGGTGGTGCATCGATCGCTTCACGGTCGCAATCTACTCCCCGCGATGCACCTGGTGGACAAGGGATACACCGACGCCAAAGTGCTGGTGAATAGCAATCGCGAGCATGGCATCAACATCATCGGCCCCGTCGCACAGGATCCAGGCTGGCAGGCTAGAGAAAAGTCGGGCTTCGACAAAAGGGCTCTGTTGCATTAACTCTTTTGTGTGCAATTAGCTCTCACGTTGTTCAATCAGGCAGCGACCGTGAAGATATCGAACAGCTTGTTGATGAAACGCACCTCGTCCTTGACGTGCGGCTTGCATGTGAGGCAATGACCTCTGCGGATCATTCGCATCACTTCGAAGCCCTTGATGGTAGCGGCTGCCGTCTTCATCCTCTGAAAGCCCCGTGTCGGACGAATAACTCGCTTGAGTGCTCCATGATCCGCTTCAATGATGTTGTTCAGGTATTTGCACGTGCGATGCTTTGTCGACCCTGACAACTTGCCTTCCCGTTGCAGCCGGCTGATGGCGGCCGGATAAGATCCGAGCTGGTCTGTCGTGATCGACGATGGTGGCCAATGACGCATCGTAGCTAACGCTTTACCCAAGAAGCGATAGGCAGCTCCGGTGTTTCGTCGGTCCGTCAACATGAAGTCGATCAGCCGGCCATGCCTGTCGACAGCCCGGAACAGGTACTTCCACTTGCCGCCAACCTTCACATACGTCTCGTCCACGCGCCACGAGGTCGCCCGGTAGCCTTGGTACCAACGGACTCGCTTCTCCAGCTCAGGTGCGTAGCGATGGACCCAATGCATGATCGTGGACGGGTCTACCTCCACACCGCGCTCCTCCATCATCTCCGCCAGATCGCGATAGGAGATCCCATACTTGCAGTACCAGCGAACACACACCAGGATGATTTCAACCGGAAAGCGCCGACGCTTGAACATGAGCCATCCTAACGTCTCTACGCCACCCAAGCTCCTGGTACCGAGTTAATGCAACAGAGCCGTTTCTTGCGCTGGTCTCCGTCATCAGCGCCTATCTTGCCTTCTCCGGCTATCGTGTTCTGAAGTTAAAGGATCTTGCTCGTGGTGGTTCAGCACGACCGATCGACTGGGCAGCCGCCTGCATAGCCCTCGCCGCATCAGCTTTCCTTGTTGGCTTGGGTTGGTTACGTCCTGCAGCGGTACAGCATATGCAGGTAGTCGCCATAGTGCTCGGAAGCCTGGGTACGCGTGGGATTGTCGCGGACATTTGGCGTTTTATCCGGAAGCCAACTGAAAAGATGTTTTGGTGGTACTCGCATTTGACGAAGTTCATCGCCAGTTACATTGCGGCGTGGACGGCCTTCTCCACCGCTACCCTGAGCCACATCTTCCGGCACGCCGGCATCATTCTCTGGCTTTGGCCCGCAGCGATAGGAATTCCTGCCATTATCCTCACTATGGCTTATTACAAAAGGAAGTTCGCCGTTCGCACAGCTTCTGTTGCCAACGGTCTTGCTCCTGTCTGACAGATTTGAGATCGAGCTTGCGTTGCCGACGATAAGTCCTCATAAACGCAGCTGTCACCAGCTAAGCCGGTTTTGTTGGGGTATACGCTAACCATCCACGTTCAATCAGACACTTTTCCGTATTAATAGAATCCCTATTCCTGTATTCTGACGCAAGATGAGGAAGCCTAGAGAACCTATTTCTACGAAGAAGTCGGCCCGGAGAGCAGGGAAGGGCCTGCAGATAGGGTACCTGCGCGTAAGCGCCGTCGACCAGAGCGAACTTCGTCAGCTCGAAGGCCTTAAACTCGACAAGACGTTTACCGACAAAGCTTCCGGTAAGGACGTTCATCGGCCGCAGTTCGAACTGCTGCTCTCCTTCATTCGGGAAGGGGATACGCTGATTTGTCATTCGATGGATCGGCTGGCTCGCAACCTGGACGACCTGCGCCGAATCGTTCTGGAATTGACCCGGCGTGGCGTCCACGTCCAGTTCAGGAAGGAGCAGCTGACGTTTACCGGCGAAGATTCCCCGATGGCTAATCTCCTGTTGAGTGTCATGGGAGCCTTTGCTCAGTTTGAACGGGAGCTTATCCGAGAACGGCAACGCGAAGGAATTGCCCTGGCGAAGAAGCGAGGAGCGTACGTTGGACGGAAGCGCGCCCTGACACCGGTTCAGGCTGTGGCTTTGCTGAAGCGGGTAGCTGACGGCGAGTCGAAGGCCGCCCTCGCTCGCGAGCTTGGGCTGACCCGGGATACGGTCTACCGTTATATGAGGCGCGGAACGCAAGACAAACCAGCAGGGAGGAGAGGTCAGCGATGATGGATTACGGGATGGATGCCTCGGCACTCGAAGAGTACAGCCTCGGCTATCGGGCGAGACTGGCCGGCATGATGTTGTTGGAGGGCGCTACTGTTGCCTGGTGCTCGGGTTGGGACCATGCGGACACGGATCGCCTGGAGTCTGCACGGCATCGCAAGGTAGTGGACGAAGGCCTGGAAGACAGCTACGAAGCGACTTGGGCCGTCCTCTTCGACGCCGGCAGGGAGGCACGGCTGCATGGAATCGGGTTCGATGAGGGACGAACGCAGCCTTGGCAGGCGGGTTGGGTGAAGACCGACATCAGCGTGGGTGTGTCAGGAAGAGAAGGCAAGGGATGAAGAAGGGAATTCAGCGGGCGCTGCACTGCCGGTGTGGACGGGAGAAGATCCTGGCCCAGGTATGTGCTCAACCTGCTACACCTTGAAGCGGCAGGACGAAGCGTACTTTGGCGGTCTCAGAGAGCAGGTTCTCGAACGAGACGGCTATGCCTGTAGGGTATGTGGAGCGTCCGGACGGCGGAAGCGATCGATTGTTGTCCACCACCGGGTTCCCGGCAAGTCGGTGCTAGGCCTCATGATCTCGCTCTGTCCTGCATGCCACGCCAAGATGAGCCGTACCAGGGCTGTCCTCTCCCACATGCCCCCGCTCCTGTTGGAACTGTGGCGCGAACAGCATCCACGAGCTCATGAACAGACCACGCTGAACTTCAAAGTACGACCTCATCCCTTCAGAACGGAACCACTCTTTGAGGAAGAAAGGGAAGCGGCGACTGCTTCTGCTGGTTCGTAGGCTAAGGTGGCGACATTGCCGATAACCCGTTTCCGAAAACCATAAATCTTGCGACTTTAGATTGTTGAACGAAATTATCGATAAACAGTAAAAATACATTGACAAAGGTGATCCTAACCATCAAATTGAGTGCATAAAGGCATCTCAAGGAGACGATCAATGATGCGACCTGAAAACGAAGCGAGGCTGACCAAGATCAAGAGGATCAGCGTCTTTCTGCGCGTGCTGAGCGTGCTTTATATGGTCAGTTGGGCGTGGATTCTCTGGCTTTTCGCTAGAGGACCTATCTTTTGGCAGGGACCCAATTGGGGCATTGGAACCGCTTGGTATAGCTACAACGGCGTTGAATTCAAGGTGTACAGCCTTGTCACTCGCGAACGCATCCTCGCAGCCATTTTCTTTGCTTTTTACTGGGGAAGCGCCATCCTGTGCGGCCTTCAGCTCTTTCGTTTGCTCGGCTTCTACTCCCGCGGAGAAATCTTCACGAGGAAGTCTGCCGGCCAGCTCCGTCAATGGGGTTTCGCCTGTTTGGCACTGGGCATCTCCAAGCTTAGCTACGCTCTCCTGCCGCTCCTGCTTGCCAACGCCCGGAGCACGCAGGAGGGAGACCTCAGCATGATCGTGAATGGATTCAGCATCGTGGCGATCTCATGGTTCATGGAGATGGCCGCGGAGATGCGGGAAGAAAACGAACTCACGGTCTGACGGAGAACTCAATGCCCATTGTTGTAAACATCGATGTCATGCTGGCACGGCGAAAAATGCGCTTGAATACGTTGGCAGACCTAGTTGGAATCACGGCGCAAAACCTGTCCGTGCTCAAGACAGGACGTGCCAAGGCCATTCGCTTCAGCACGCTCGAACGTCTCTGCGTGGCGTTGGAATGCAAACCAGGGGACTTGCTGGCGTACGAGCAAGGGTCTGCTTCAAATCTAGCTAGAGAGAACCTCAGGTAATCTCTGTCGTGGGTGATCGTTACAAAGCGGTTGGTGCGTCGGCTCATGGAAAACGGAGTTTTCGGAAACAACAAAAATCGAAGTCGCCGAAAACACCGACTTTCGCGGAGGCGCGCCGCCACGCAGGCGCGGGCTGGGGTCAATCGAAGACCTAATCGAAGTTGTCGCGGGTCATTTTGGGGCGGCGGGCCATGCAGTTTGCGTAAAACGATTGCACCCGGTACGGTGTTCGCATGCGACTTCCACTGAGAAAGATAGTTGCGACTCTCACCCTATGCGCTTTGAGTTCCACGATAATGGCGGCGCAACAGCCAGTCCAGTCCTCGTCTAGACAATCAGCTGTGGCAACAAAGGTTGCGACGCTTAGAGCCGGTGACAAAATCAGTGTCCTATTCATGCATGATGCTGAACGTTACGGAACGTTTCAATCTTCGCAACAGGATGAATTTACCTTCCGTGACGTAGACCAGAACGTTGATGTGACGTTCCCTTATGCGGATGTTAAGAAGGTGAAGAGTGGGTATGGCGGTTACAATTCTGTCACCCATAAACACACTGACCACGCCAAGGCATATATAGGAATCGGAATAGCGACTGGCCTAATTGTCGGAGTTGTTGTTGCCGCTGCAGCTGCCAAGAACTAGTAGTTGTGTCAAACCAGAAGCCTAGGCCACGCTTGATTGCAAAGCTTGTACTATCTGTAACCAGTCCTCTAGACGGTGACAGGCCGCTCTTATTTCGGCTGCAGAGGACGGTTCAGCGGGTAAAGCGTTGTGCACGCAAAACGGCATTAGCGGAAAGAACAGCATTGCAGCAGAGGCAAGGTCTGCGCCCGACCGTTACTCGCAGACGGTGCCCAAGTGCCTGGGCGCGGTCAGCATTACCCTCTGGCCCCTTTCGGGGCGGCCCTTCCCCCCTGCTGCACCGACAGAATATCCCAGAGTTAGAGGGAGACCTCACTTGTACGCGGAAAACGGCATTCGCGGCAACTTCGGCTTGTTGTTGCCGAAGACCCGACTTTGCGGAAGCTACTCGAAACGCCGCCTTGTCTGTGGCAGCACGAGCAGAGCGGAACTCAACAGGCTAGGAATCAAAAAGCAGAGCGAGATGAAGAAGCCGAACCCGCCTTCCGACCGTTGCGAAGTCATCCCTCGGGTGAAGGGTGGCGAACAAGAGCCACAATGCAATGCAAAGGATTGTTATGCCTGCTGTCAATGACAGCCACCAAGCCCACGGTTTTCGCCGAGCTAAGCTGACTATCAGGTATCCGGCTACGGCAGCAGCAAGCGCGAAAACCGCACTGTCTCGAAATCGAGATCCGAAGAATGGGATCGCCTGTTTGTCCAACCAAGGCGATGCAGCATAGAAAAGCAAGAGTGAGAAGAACGTGACACCGAACAAACAGACGATTGCTATCGCTGCGTTCCCAGCACTATTTGAAGTCGAAGAGCGATTTTTCGTGTGTTGCTCAGGTTCACCGTCCATCCTCGTACAGTTTAGCTGAACCTCGACACTCCTTGGAAACGGAGTTATGGGAAAC
This region includes:
- a CDS encoding DUF2975 domain-containing protein, with the translated sequence MMRPENEARLTKIKRISVFLRVLSVLYMVSWAWILWLFARGPIFWQGPNWGIGTAWYSYNGVEFKVYSLVTRERILAAIFFAFYWGSAILCGLQLFRLLGFYSRGEIFTRKSAGQLRQWGFACLALGISKLSYALLPLLLANARSTQEGDLSMIVNGFSIVAISWFMEMAAEMREENELTV
- a CDS encoding family 16 glycoside hydrolase, which encodes MSLAIAVASYGEAATSQQTAPTPRETSQRISTQVHIDTAESGLVFGGVGAISGGGGNSRLLIDYPPAQRDQILDYLFKPGYGAALQILKLEIGGDANSTDGSEPSVEHTRGAVNCNAGYEFWLAEQARLRNPNIKLYGLAWTAPGWIDYGSNFWSKDTIDYLMTWMGCAQSHGLKIDYLGGWNERGFNKLWYEDLHAALAAKHYATQVVGDDSDWDEAKEMVKDVGFASSIDIVAAHYSCEGGDGGNANHCHSTPEALATHKPLWDSESGSQDDNSGTGPLIRAIIRGYVDAKMTGFLNWPLVAAITANLPYPTVGLMVASQPWSGNYSIGTSLWATAHVTQFTQPGWQFLNSASGYLDGDRANGSYITLKSPDGAEYSTIIETAAAKEPSLLTFSVSGNPATKPVQVWATNIDGNSDHDFFVHLPELNADGTGRYQFKLLPGYVYTFSTVTGAGKGTATAPPPGELRLPYSENFEGYQVGQEARYLSDMQGSFEIQRCAAGRPGKCLQLMDSMKPIEWQDDSDAFTLLGDPSWENYTLSVDAILTKPGTVELIGRAGIQERPQSHQQGYYFRVSDTGSWSLFKTDTHGKHTDLAQGSVTSIGVGSWHTYRLSFNKDQITAYIDAEKVTALSDIPFQTGQIGLGFLDYDTDQFDNLSITPTSRQ
- a CDS encoding IS6 family transposase — translated: MFKRRRFPVEIILVCVRWYCKYGISYRDLAEMMEERGVEVDPSTIMHWVHRYAPELEKRVRWYQGYRATSWRVDETYVKVGGKWKYLFRAVDRHGRLIDFMLTDRRNTGAAYRFLGKALATMRHWPPSSITTDQLGSYPAAISRLQREGKLSGSTKHRTCKYLNNIIEADHGALKRVIRPTRGFQRMKTAAATIKGFEVMRMIRRGHCLTCKPHVKDEVRFINKLFDIFTVAA
- a CDS encoding helix-turn-helix domain-containing protein; its protein translation is MPIVVNIDVMLARRKMRLNTLADLVGITAQNLSVLKTGRAKAIRFSTLERLCVALECKPGDLLAYEQGSASNLARENLR
- a CDS encoding recombinase family protein, with the protein product MRKPREPISTKKSARRAGKGLQIGYLRVSAVDQSELRQLEGLKLDKTFTDKASGKDVHRPQFELLLSFIREGDTLICHSMDRLARNLDDLRRIVLELTRRGVHVQFRKEQLTFTGEDSPMANLLLSVMGAFAQFERELIRERQREGIALAKKRGAYVGRKRALTPVQAVALLKRVADGESKAALARELGLTRDTVYRYMRRGTQDKPAGRRGQR